The following are encoded in a window of Kitasatospora fiedleri genomic DNA:
- a CDS encoding citrate synthase: MSDKSVVLRYQDGEYEYPVVESTAGNSGFDISKLLPQTGLVTLDNGFGNTAANKSAITFIDGDAGILRYRGYPIEQLASEANFIETAYLLINGELPKAGELEAFSNEITQHTLLHEDVKRFYQGFPRDAHPMAMLSSVVGALSTFYPESHNPFDEAQRNLSTVRLLAKLPTIAAYAYKKAMGQPFVYPRNDLGYVENFLRMTFAVPAEDYELNPVVVNALDKLFILHADHEQNCSTSTVRLVGSSHANLFASISAGISALWGPLHGGANQAVLEMLEQIQKDGGDVDAFIRKVKNREDGVKLMGFGHRVYKAFDPRAAQVKVLAHEVLAQLGQSDELLEIALKLEEHALKDDFFVSRKLYPNVDFYTGLIYRAMGFPTSMFTVLFAIGRLPGWIAHWHEMIKDPTSRIGRPRQIYTGVEIRDYVPLDAR, translated from the coding sequence GTGAGCGACAAATCGGTAGTACTGCGGTACCAGGACGGCGAGTACGAGTACCCCGTCGTCGAGAGCACTGCGGGCAACTCCGGCTTCGACATCTCGAAGCTGCTCCCGCAGACCGGCCTGGTCACCCTGGACAACGGTTTCGGCAACACCGCCGCCAACAAGTCCGCGATCACCTTCATTGACGGTGACGCCGGAATCCTGCGCTACCGCGGCTACCCGATCGAGCAGCTGGCCTCGGAGGCCAACTTCATCGAGACCGCTTACCTGCTGATCAACGGCGAGCTGCCGAAGGCCGGCGAGCTGGAGGCGTTCAGCAACGAGATCACCCAGCACACCCTGCTGCACGAGGACGTCAAGCGCTTCTACCAGGGCTTCCCCCGGGACGCGCACCCGATGGCGATGCTCTCCTCGGTGGTCGGCGCGCTCTCCACGTTCTACCCGGAGAGCCACAACCCGTTCGACGAGGCGCAGCGCAACCTGTCGACGGTCCGCCTGCTGGCGAAGCTGCCGACCATCGCGGCCTACGCGTACAAGAAGGCGATGGGCCAGCCCTTCGTCTACCCGCGCAACGACCTCGGCTACGTCGAGAACTTCCTGCGGATGACCTTCGCCGTCCCGGCCGAGGACTACGAGCTGAACCCGGTCGTGGTCAACGCCCTGGACAAGCTGTTCATCCTGCACGCGGACCACGAGCAGAACTGCTCCACCTCGACGGTGCGCCTGGTCGGCTCCTCGCACGCCAACCTGTTCGCCTCGATCTCGGCGGGCATCTCGGCGCTCTGGGGCCCGCTGCACGGCGGCGCCAACCAGGCCGTGCTGGAGATGCTGGAGCAGATCCAGAAGGACGGCGGCGACGTCGACGCGTTCATCCGCAAGGTGAAGAACCGCGAGGACGGCGTCAAGCTGATGGGCTTCGGCCACCGCGTCTACAAGGCGTTCGACCCGCGCGCCGCGCAGGTCAAGGTGCTCGCCCACGAGGTGCTGGCCCAGCTCGGCCAGTCCGACGAGCTGCTGGAGATCGCGCTCAAGCTGGAGGAGCACGCGCTCAAGGACGACTTCTTCGTCTCGCGCAAGCTCTACCCGAACGTGGACTTCTACACCGGCCTGATCTACCGCGCGATGGGCTTCCCGACCAGCATGTTCACCGTGCTGTTCGCGATCGGCCGGCTCCCCGGCTGGATCGCCCACTGGCACGAGATGATCAAGGACCCGACCAGCCGGATCGGCCGCCCGCGGCAGATCTACACCGGCGTGGAGATCCGCGACTACGTGCCGCTCGACGCGCGCTGA
- a CDS encoding SDR family NAD(P)-dependent oxidoreductase: MARNVVVTGGGTGIGLDLARRFAEAGERVVIVGRRPGVLDHAVQELGPNVTPLVCDLADPDAVEAALDVLPARIDVLVNNAGSRETVPGAGPHAVLARWRGDFERNVLTAVLLTESVRDRLTPGSGRVVTVSSIAALRGAGSYGAAKASLHAWNHFLAAQLGPSGITANIVAPGTVAGTEFFGPRLDEAEVARRSARTLLGRIGEPGEVAAAVYFLASAEAGFITGEILHCNGGELLGR, encoded by the coding sequence ATGGCCAGGAACGTCGTCGTCACCGGTGGTGGCACCGGCATCGGGCTGGATCTGGCCCGGCGCTTCGCCGAGGCCGGGGAGCGGGTGGTGATCGTCGGCCGCCGCCCCGGCGTCCTCGACCACGCCGTCCAGGAGCTCGGCCCGAACGTCACCCCGCTGGTGTGCGACCTGGCCGACCCGGACGCGGTGGAGGCCGCCCTGGACGTGCTGCCCGCCCGGATCGACGTGCTGGTCAACAACGCCGGCAGCCGGGAGACCGTGCCCGGCGCCGGACCGCACGCGGTGCTGGCCCGCTGGCGCGGCGACTTCGAACGCAACGTGCTGACCGCGGTGCTGCTCACCGAGTCCGTCCGCGACCGGCTCACCCCCGGCTCCGGCCGGGTGGTCACCGTCTCCTCGATCGCCGCGCTGCGCGGCGCGGGCTCCTACGGGGCCGCGAAGGCCTCCCTGCACGCCTGGAACCACTTCCTGGCCGCCCAGCTCGGCCCGTCCGGGATCACCGCCAACATCGTCGCCCCGGGCACCGTCGCGGGCACCGAGTTCTTCGGCCCGCGACTGGACGAGGCCGAGGTGGCCCGGCGCTCGGCGCGCACGCTGCTCGGCCGGATCGGCGAACCCGGGGAGGTCGCCGCCGCCGTCTACTTCCTCGCCTCCGCCGAGGCCGGGTTCATCACCGGCGAGATCCTGCACTGCAACGGCGGCGAACTGCTGGGCCGCTGA
- the recD2 gene encoding SF1B family DNA helicase RecD2 — protein MQLAQVEGVLERITYANEETGYTVARVDTGRGANDLLTVVGALLGAQVGESLRLFGRWGSHPQYGRQFTVENYTTVLPATVQGIRRYLGSGLIKGIGPRFAERIVERFGVETLEVIENEPQRLIEVPGLGPKRTKMIAKAWEEQKSIKEVMVFLQGVQVSTSLAVRIYKQYGDASIGVVKNQPYRLASDVWGIGFLTADRIAQAVGIPHDSPERVKAGLQYALSQSTDQGHCYLPEERLIADGVKLLQVDVGLVIDCLAELVATEGVVRERLPGADGQQVTAVYLVPFHRAELSMAGQLLRLLRADGDRMPWFRDVDWPAALGWLAKRTGAELAPEQEQSVRLALTEKVAVLTGGPGCGKSFTVRSIVQLALAKRAKVVLAAPTGRAAKRLAELTGAEASTVHRLLELKPGGDAAYDRDRPLDADLVVVDEASMLDLILANKLVKAVAPGAHLLFVGDVDQLPSVGAGEVLRDMLSPGSPIPSVRLTRIFRQAQQSGVVVNAHRINEGLPPLTEGLPDFFLFVEDDAERAAGLTVDVVARRIPQRFGLDPRRDVQVLAPMHRGPAGAGALNTLLQSAVTPAREGLPERRFGGRTFRVGDKVTQVRNNYDKGRSGVFNGTVGVVTALSVDDQRLTVMTDEDEEIPYDFDELDELAHAYAVTIHRSQGSEYPAVVIPVTTSAWTMLQRNLLYTAVTRARKLVVLVGSRKAIGQAVRAVSAGRRHSALDHRLAAG, from the coding sequence GTGCAGCTGGCTCAGGTGGAGGGGGTCCTGGAGCGGATCACGTACGCCAACGAGGAGACGGGGTACACGGTCGCCCGGGTGGACACCGGGCGCGGGGCGAACGACCTGCTGACGGTGGTGGGGGCGCTGCTGGGGGCGCAGGTGGGGGAGAGCCTGCGGCTGTTCGGGCGGTGGGGCTCGCACCCGCAGTACGGGCGGCAGTTCACGGTGGAGAACTACACGACGGTGCTGCCGGCCACCGTCCAGGGCATCCGGCGGTACCTGGGCTCGGGGTTGATCAAGGGGATCGGGCCGCGGTTCGCGGAGCGGATCGTGGAGCGCTTCGGGGTGGAGACCCTGGAGGTGATCGAGAACGAGCCGCAGCGGCTGATCGAGGTGCCGGGCCTGGGCCCGAAGCGCACGAAGATGATCGCCAAGGCGTGGGAGGAGCAGAAGTCCATCAAGGAGGTGATGGTCTTCCTGCAGGGCGTCCAGGTGTCGACCTCGCTGGCGGTGCGGATCTACAAGCAGTACGGCGACGCCTCGATCGGGGTGGTGAAGAACCAGCCGTACCGCCTGGCGTCGGACGTGTGGGGCATCGGCTTCCTGACGGCGGACCGGATCGCGCAGGCGGTGGGCATCCCGCACGACTCGCCGGAGCGGGTGAAGGCGGGCCTGCAGTACGCGCTGTCGCAGTCCACCGACCAGGGGCACTGCTACCTGCCGGAGGAGCGGCTGATCGCGGACGGCGTGAAGCTGCTCCAGGTGGACGTCGGGCTGGTGATCGACTGCCTGGCGGAGCTGGTCGCGACGGAGGGGGTGGTCCGCGAGCGGCTGCCGGGGGCGGACGGGCAGCAGGTCACGGCGGTGTACCTGGTGCCGTTCCACCGGGCGGAGCTGTCGATGGCGGGCCAGCTGCTGCGGCTGCTGCGGGCGGACGGGGACCGGATGCCGTGGTTCCGGGACGTGGACTGGCCGGCCGCGCTGGGCTGGTTGGCGAAGCGGACGGGGGCGGAGCTGGCCCCGGAGCAGGAGCAGTCGGTGCGGCTGGCGCTGACCGAGAAGGTCGCGGTGCTGACCGGCGGCCCGGGCTGCGGCAAGTCCTTCACGGTGCGCTCGATCGTCCAGTTGGCGCTGGCGAAGCGGGCGAAGGTGGTGCTGGCGGCGCCGACCGGGCGGGCGGCGAAGCGGCTGGCGGAGCTGACCGGCGCGGAGGCGTCGACGGTGCACCGGCTGCTGGAGTTGAAGCCGGGCGGGGACGCCGCCTACGACCGGGACCGGCCGCTGGACGCGGACCTGGTGGTGGTCGACGAGGCCTCGATGCTGGACCTCATCCTGGCGAACAAGCTGGTCAAGGCGGTGGCGCCGGGCGCGCACCTGCTGTTCGTGGGGGACGTCGACCAGCTGCCCTCGGTGGGCGCGGGCGAGGTGCTGCGGGACATGCTCTCGCCCGGCAGCCCGATCCCGTCGGTCCGGCTGACCAGGATCTTCCGGCAGGCCCAGCAGTCCGGCGTGGTGGTGAACGCGCACCGGATCAACGAGGGCCTGCCGCCGCTGACCGAGGGCCTGCCGGACTTCTTCCTGTTCGTGGAGGACGACGCGGAGCGCGCGGCGGGCCTGACGGTGGACGTGGTGGCCCGCCGCATCCCGCAGCGCTTCGGCCTGGACCCGCGGCGCGACGTGCAGGTGCTGGCGCCGATGCACCGCGGCCCGGCCGGGGCCGGCGCGCTGAACACGCTGCTCCAGTCGGCCGTCACCCCGGCCCGGGAGGGACTGCCCGAACGCCGCTTCGGCGGGCGGACGTTCCGGGTCGGCGACAAGGTCACCCAGGTCCGGAACAACTACGACAAGGGGCGCAGCGGCGTCTTCAACGGCACCGTGGGCGTCGTGACGGCACTGAGCGTGGACGACCAGCGGCTGACGGTGATGACCGACGAGGACGAGGAGATCCCGTACGACTTCGACGAGCTGGACGAGCTGGCGCACGCGTACGCGGTGACGATCCACCGTTCGCAGGGCAGCGAGTACCCGGCGGTGGTGATTCCCGTCACCACCTCGGCGTGGACGATGCTCCAGCGCAACCTGTTGTACACGGCGGTGACGCGGGCCCGGAAGCTGGTGGTGCTGGTCGGGTCGCGCAAGGCCATCGGGCAGGCCGTGCGGGCGGTCAGCGCCGGTCGGCGGCACTCCGCGCTGGACCACAGATTGGCTGCGGGCTGA